One Burkholderia pyrrocinia DNA segment encodes these proteins:
- a CDS encoding SRPBCC family protein, producing the protein MPANHVEPAEAHDLVITRTLRAPRHALWRAWTDPELLKEWWCPKPWTTEVRAFDLRPGGAFHTFMRGPDGGTSDNPGCFLEIVPEARIAFTSMLAGGWRPQVPWMGFTAIVTMADDDAGSRYEARVMHPDAATRERHEALGFFEGWNICITQLDAFAATLR; encoded by the coding sequence ATGCCAGCCAACCACGTCGAACCCGCTGAAGCCCACGATCTCGTCATCACACGCACGCTGCGCGCGCCGCGCCACGCGCTGTGGCGTGCCTGGACCGACCCCGAACTGCTCAAGGAATGGTGGTGCCCGAAGCCGTGGACCACCGAGGTGCGCGCGTTCGACCTGCGGCCGGGCGGCGCCTTCCACACGTTCATGCGCGGCCCCGATGGCGGCACGAGCGACAATCCCGGCTGCTTCCTTGAAATCGTGCCGGAAGCGCGCATCGCGTTCACGTCGATGCTCGCCGGCGGCTGGCGCCCGCAGGTGCCGTGGATGGGCTTCACGGCGATCGTCACGATGGCGGACGACGATGCGGGCAGCCGCTACGAGGCGCGCGTGATGCACCCCGATGCCGCGACGCGCGAGCGCCACGAAGCACTCGGCTTCTTCGAGGGCTGGAACATATGCATCACGCAGCTCGACGCATTCGCGGCCACGCTGCGCTGA
- a CDS encoding TetR/AcrR family transcriptional regulator — MGVSRQQAAENRSAIVAAAERLFRARGVDAVGLTELMKEAGFTQGGFYNHFKSKDALVAAVMDKAMQDRADSPNADSLAAQVASYLSAAHRDNVEAGCPLSGFAGDAPRLTDAARACYAHGLATYLDRLERMVAIEGATPEQTRRDALAVFSQMVGALVLSRAIAGTDPALADEILEAGRDTLIDGRDAPIAPA, encoded by the coding sequence ATGGGCGTGTCAAGACAGCAGGCTGCCGAGAACCGGAGCGCGATCGTCGCGGCTGCCGAGCGGCTGTTCCGCGCGCGCGGCGTCGACGCCGTGGGGCTGACGGAGCTGATGAAGGAAGCCGGCTTCACGCAGGGCGGCTTCTACAACCACTTCAAGTCGAAGGATGCGCTGGTCGCCGCGGTGATGGACAAGGCGATGCAGGACCGCGCGGATTCGCCGAATGCCGACAGTCTCGCCGCTCAGGTGGCGTCGTATCTGTCGGCGGCGCATCGCGACAACGTCGAGGCCGGGTGCCCGCTGTCCGGCTTCGCGGGCGATGCGCCGCGACTGACCGATGCGGCGCGCGCGTGCTACGCGCACGGCCTCGCCACGTATCTCGACCGGCTGGAACGAATGGTGGCGATCGAAGGCGCGACGCCGGAGCAGACGCGGCGCGACGCGCTCGCAGTCTTCAGCCAGATGGTCGGCGCGCTCGTGCTGTCGCGCGCGATCGCCGGCACCGATCCCGCGCTGGCCGACGAGATCCTCGAGGCCGGACGCGATACGCTCATCGACGGACGCGACGCTCCGATCGCGCCGGCGTAA
- a CDS encoding YhfC family intramembrane metalloprotease gives MHPVAPALLFVTLAAGVVALLVPALLAAAWRRRTQAPLRVFFYGMLTFFVFQPVLRMSWQVPLYRWLAHDPRWPGRGDPVRAHRARRVMCVARFSHARRGSVAGSPAGLRFAAGRRS, from the coding sequence GTGCATCCCGTCGCCCCGGCTCTCCTGTTCGTCACGCTCGCGGCCGGTGTCGTCGCGCTGCTCGTGCCTGCGTTGCTTGCGGCCGCATGGCGACGCCGCACGCAGGCACCGTTGCGCGTGTTCTTCTACGGCATGCTGACCTTCTTCGTGTTCCAGCCGGTGCTGCGCATGTCGTGGCAGGTTCCGCTGTATCGCTGGCTTGCTCACGACCCGCGCTGGCCTGGTCGAGGCGATCCTGTTCGCGCGCACCGGGCACGCCGCGTGATGTGCGTCGCCCGTTTCAGCCATGCGCGGCGAGGCTCGGTCGCCGGATCGCCGGCCGGTCTCCGGTTCGCCGCCGGCCGGCGAAGCTGA
- a CDS encoding SRPBCC family protein, giving the protein MLQTHTHSTRVSRHLNAPRGRVYRALLDPHAVEQWKVPDGMTCRVDAFDAREGGALRVSLSYDAPSAGTGKTTARTDTYHGRFVTLVPDERIVEIDVFETDDPMLRGAMTITITLSDEAGGTRVDAVHDGVPPGVPAADNETGWRMALAKLAALVETA; this is encoded by the coding sequence ATGTTGCAGACGCACACACATTCGACCCGGGTCAGCCGGCACCTGAACGCACCGCGGGGGCGCGTCTACCGCGCGCTGCTCGATCCGCACGCGGTCGAGCAATGGAAGGTGCCCGACGGCATGACGTGCCGCGTGGACGCGTTCGATGCGCGTGAAGGCGGCGCGCTGCGCGTATCGCTGAGCTACGACGCGCCGTCGGCCGGCACCGGCAAGACCACCGCGCGCACCGATACCTATCACGGCCGCTTCGTCACGCTCGTGCCGGACGAGCGGATCGTCGAGATCGACGTGTTCGAGACCGACGATCCGATGCTGCGCGGCGCAATGACGATCACGATCACGCTGTCCGACGAAGCGGGCGGCACGCGCGTGGACGCCGTGCACGACGGGGTGCCGCCCGGCGTGCCGGCCGCCGACAACGAGACCGGCTGGCGCATGGCGCTGGCGAAGCTCGCGGCGCTGGTGGAAACCGCGTAG
- a CDS encoding glutathione S-transferase family protein: protein MMPTLYAHPFSSYCQKVLTALYENGTPFEYRVLAHDDPKPMQELTALWPLKRFPVLVDAGRTVVEASIIIEYLGLNHPGPVRLLPDDPHAALEVRMMDRFFDNYVSTPQQKVVHDALRPEAERDARGVADARAMLDTSYAWLDQKMADREWAAGERFSLADCGAAPFLFYADWTHRIDPSFANVLAYRKRLLARPSFARAVDEARPFRSFFPLGAPDRD, encoded by the coding sequence ATGATGCCGACGCTTTACGCCCATCCCTTTTCGTCCTACTGCCAGAAAGTGCTGACCGCGCTGTACGAGAACGGCACGCCGTTCGAGTATCGCGTGCTCGCGCACGACGATCCGAAGCCGATGCAGGAACTGACCGCGCTGTGGCCGCTGAAGCGGTTTCCGGTGCTCGTCGATGCGGGCCGTACCGTGGTCGAGGCGTCGATCATTATCGAGTATCTCGGCCTCAACCATCCGGGCCCGGTGCGCCTGCTGCCCGACGATCCGCACGCGGCGCTCGAGGTGCGGATGATGGATCGCTTCTTCGACAACTACGTGTCGACGCCGCAGCAGAAGGTCGTGCACGACGCGCTGCGGCCGGAAGCCGAGCGCGATGCGCGCGGCGTTGCCGATGCGCGCGCGATGCTCGATACGTCGTATGCGTGGCTGGACCAGAAGATGGCCGATCGCGAATGGGCAGCCGGCGAGCGCTTCAGCCTCGCCGATTGCGGCGCGGCACCGTTCCTGTTCTACGCGGACTGGACGCACCGGATCGATCCGTCGTTCGCGAACGTGCTCGCGTACCGCAAGCGTCTGCTAGCGCGGCCGTCGTTCGCGCGAGCGGTCGACGAGGCGCGGCCGTTTCGCTCGTTCTTTCCGCTCGGCGCGCCCGATCGAGATTGA
- a CDS encoding RNA-guided endonuclease InsQ/TnpB family protein: MILVYRYRVKSLNGLLNKQSRAVNYVWNFCNDTQKHALKWSKKWPTGFDLNVLTTGSSKELGIHSGTINATCEQYAKSRSQRRRPYLRYRGTKSLGWVPLKGRDLKREGYAFRFAGNTFRVFNSRPLPEGKIKDGTNFAQDARGNWFLNIVIEMPDVPVRPIRSGIGIDLGLKDFATLSTGEKVPNDRFSRRAAEKLAKAQRARKHKRHIAKLHAKVAHVRADFQHKLALDLVRRFDYIAVGNVSAVKLAGTRMAKSIYDASWSSFRNKLRYKAMAHGVTFEEIDESGSTQSCSSCGSKDSTTRPKGIAGLRIREWTCSDCGVLHDRDTNAALNILRCGRASPGVEILRLQAWEDVKETSCQKGAGGLKSEKSRAL; the protein is encoded by the coding sequence ATGATTCTTGTCTACCGCTACCGGGTGAAGTCGCTCAACGGACTGCTTAACAAGCAGAGCCGTGCGGTGAACTACGTCTGGAACTTCTGCAACGACACGCAGAAGCACGCGCTCAAGTGGAGCAAGAAATGGCCGACCGGCTTTGACCTGAACGTGCTGACCACCGGCAGCAGCAAGGAGCTTGGTATCCACTCCGGTACCATCAACGCAACCTGCGAGCAATACGCGAAGTCGCGCAGCCAGCGTCGGCGGCCTTACTTGCGCTATCGCGGCACGAAATCGCTCGGCTGGGTACCGCTGAAGGGGCGTGATCTGAAACGCGAGGGATACGCGTTTCGTTTCGCCGGCAATACCTTTCGCGTGTTCAACAGCCGGCCGCTTCCCGAAGGCAAGATCAAGGACGGAACCAACTTTGCGCAGGATGCGCGGGGCAACTGGTTCCTGAATATCGTGATCGAGATGCCCGATGTTCCAGTCCGACCGATCCGTTCCGGCATCGGTATCGATCTCGGTCTGAAAGACTTCGCCACACTTTCGACCGGCGAGAAGGTGCCCAACGACCGGTTCAGCCGGCGCGCGGCCGAAAAGCTGGCGAAAGCCCAACGGGCGCGAAAGCACAAGCGCCATATCGCGAAACTGCATGCGAAGGTGGCGCATGTGCGCGCCGATTTCCAGCACAAGCTCGCGCTCGATTTGGTACGACGCTTCGATTACATCGCGGTCGGCAACGTGTCGGCCGTGAAACTCGCCGGAACCAGGATGGCAAAGAGCATCTACGACGCATCCTGGTCGTCCTTCCGAAACAAGCTCCGTTACAAGGCGATGGCGCACGGGGTCACGTTCGAGGAAATCGACGAAAGCGGTTCTACCCAGTCCTGTTCGTCGTGCGGTTCGAAAGACAGCACGACGCGGCCGAAAGGTATCGCGGGGCTGCGAATAAGGGAGTGGACCTGCAGTGACTGCGGTGTCTTGCATGATCGAGATACCAATGCTGCGTTGAACATTCTCCGATGCGGACGTGCATCGCCAGGTGTGGAAATCCTCCGCCTTCAGGCGTGGGAGGACGTCAAGGAAACCTCTTGTCAGAAAGGCGCGGGCGGTCTGAAATCGGAAAAATCCCGCGCATTGTAA
- a CDS encoding GbsR/MarR family transcriptional regulator produces the protein MELTPIAERFILHWGEMGSRWGVNRTVSQIHALLYLAGRPVAADEIAETLDVARSNVSTSLKELQAWRLAKVVHVLGDRRDHFETSTDIWELFKLIVEGRRQREIEPTLTVLRDCLTSPEIANESRETEQRIRDTLQFVETLTTWSDEMLRLKPDTLMKALGIGAKISQTVRRKPSK, from the coding sequence ATGGAACTCACACCGATTGCCGAACGATTCATTCTCCACTGGGGCGAAATGGGCTCGCGGTGGGGCGTCAACCGAACCGTCTCGCAGATCCACGCGCTGCTCTACCTGGCCGGCCGGCCGGTCGCGGCCGACGAGATCGCCGAGACGCTCGACGTCGCGCGCTCCAACGTCAGCACGAGCCTGAAGGAGCTGCAGGCGTGGCGACTCGCGAAGGTCGTGCATGTGCTCGGCGACCGCCGCGACCATTTCGAGACGTCGACCGACATCTGGGAACTGTTCAAGCTGATCGTCGAAGGGCGGCGGCAGCGCGAGATCGAGCCGACGCTCACGGTGCTGCGCGATTGCCTGACGAGCCCGGAGATCGCCAACGAGAGCCGCGAGACCGAACAGCGCATCCGCGACACGCTGCAGTTCGTCGAGACGCTCACGACCTGGTCGGACGAGATGCTGCGGCTCAAGCCCGACACGCTGATGAAGGCGCTCGGCATCGGCGCGAAGATCAGCCAGACGGTCAGGCGCAAGCCGTCGAAGTAA
- a CDS encoding phosphatase PAP2 family protein has product MNNFDTTIQLFLTHMTFGPLMNHVIRVVAGLYTFKGFVLIPVLCWLWFQPGPDRERQRELVIATVASGLIALAFGRLLAQVLPFRVRPIYNPDLHLHFPSAGLRAATLQTWSSFPSDHAMLWMAIATGIFIIARRVGVLALLYSVVFICLPRAYLGFHYPTDLIAGAAIGIAIAWLLTRDAIRSRFAPQVLAMIRRFPAPAYTLAFLLCFELITQFDELLTLAQSATHTM; this is encoded by the coding sequence ATGAACAATTTCGACACCACGATCCAGCTCTTCCTCACCCACATGACGTTCGGCCCGCTGATGAATCACGTGATCCGCGTGGTCGCCGGCCTGTACACGTTCAAGGGCTTCGTGCTCATCCCCGTGCTGTGCTGGCTCTGGTTCCAGCCGGGCCCGGACCGCGAGCGGCAACGCGAGCTGGTTATCGCGACGGTCGCGAGCGGGCTCATCGCGCTCGCATTCGGCCGGCTGCTCGCGCAGGTGCTGCCGTTCCGCGTACGGCCGATCTACAACCCCGACCTGCACCTGCACTTTCCGTCGGCCGGACTGCGCGCGGCAACGCTGCAGACGTGGAGTTCGTTTCCGAGCGATCACGCGATGCTGTGGATGGCGATCGCGACCGGCATCTTCATCATCGCGCGCCGCGTCGGCGTGCTCGCGCTGCTGTATTCCGTCGTATTCATCTGCCTGCCGCGCGCGTATCTCGGCTTTCACTACCCGACCGACCTGATCGCGGGCGCCGCGATCGGCATCGCGATCGCGTGGCTGCTGACGCGCGACGCGATCCGGTCGCGCTTCGCGCCGCAGGTGCTGGCGATGATCCGGCGCTTCCCTGCGCCGGCCTACACGCTCGCGTTCCTGCTGTGCTTCGAGTTGATCACGCAGTTCGACGAACTGCTGACGCTCGCGCAGTCGGCTACGCACACGATGTGA
- a CDS encoding GNAT family N-acetyltransferase, with amino-acid sequence MTEPVTVRRISARDARACVDALADVLIDCVEGGASVSFMLPIERPTAVAFWTRVAEGVENGERILLVAEDAEGRIVGTVQVVTAQPENQPHRADIAKMLVSRHARRQGVAARLMAAADAAARAAGKTVLVLDTVTGGDAERLYERAGWQRVGVVPNFALMPDGALCATTFFHKQLA; translated from the coding sequence ATGACCGAACCTGTTACCGTCCGCCGCATCAGCGCGCGCGACGCGAGGGCCTGCGTCGACGCGCTGGCCGACGTACTGATCGATTGCGTCGAGGGCGGCGCGTCCGTGAGTTTCATGTTGCCGATCGAGCGGCCGACCGCCGTCGCGTTCTGGACGCGCGTGGCCGAGGGCGTGGAGAACGGCGAGCGCATCCTGCTCGTCGCCGAGGACGCCGAAGGCCGGATCGTCGGCACCGTGCAGGTCGTGACCGCGCAGCCCGAGAACCAGCCGCATCGCGCGGACATCGCGAAGATGCTGGTGTCCCGGCACGCGCGCCGGCAGGGCGTCGCCGCGCGGCTGATGGCGGCGGCCGACGCAGCCGCGCGCGCCGCCGGCAAGACCGTGCTCGTGCTCGACACCGTGACGGGCGGCGACGCCGAGCGGCTGTACGAGCGGGCCGGCTGGCAGCGCGTCGGCGTCGTGCCGAACTTTGCGTTGATGCCCGACGGCGCGCTCTGCGCGACGACGTTCTTCCACAAGCAACTCGCGTAG
- a CDS encoding HTH-type transcriptional regulator ArgP gives MSLTIDPKQAAALLAVADTGSFEQAAVRLHVTASAVTQRVRALEASLGTPLVLRTRPCRPTMAGQRVLQHLRRVALLQADLQSTLATERESPISVTIALNADSLGTWFLPALTSVLAGERILFELIVEDQDHTFALLESGMAVGCVTTEPKPMRGCIATPLGTMRYRLLAAAAFAVRWFPRGLNRASARKAPVVAYSRRDTLQSSFLKEKFGLPEGAYPCHYVPGTHSHFAAVQHGLGYAMVPEPLIGTAPLDAQGLVDLAPAHPTDVTLYWHAWTVQSPTMASLSARVVEAARRLLAPLPK, from the coding sequence ATGTCGCTGACGATCGATCCGAAGCAGGCCGCCGCGCTGCTGGCCGTCGCCGACACGGGCAGCTTCGAGCAGGCGGCCGTGCGCCTGCACGTGACCGCATCCGCCGTCACGCAGCGGGTCCGCGCGCTGGAGGCGAGCCTCGGCACGCCGCTCGTGTTGCGCACGCGCCCGTGCCGCCCCACGATGGCCGGGCAGCGCGTGCTGCAGCACCTGCGCCGCGTCGCGCTGCTGCAGGCCGACCTGCAAAGCACGCTCGCGACCGAGCGCGAATCGCCGATCTCGGTGACGATCGCGCTGAACGCCGACAGCCTCGGCACGTGGTTCCTGCCCGCGCTGACCTCCGTGCTCGCGGGCGAGCGAATCCTGTTCGAGCTGATCGTCGAGGATCAGGACCACACGTTCGCGCTGCTCGAAAGCGGGATGGCGGTCGGCTGCGTGACGACCGAACCGAAGCCGATGCGCGGCTGCATCGCGACGCCGCTCGGCACGATGCGCTACCGGCTGCTCGCGGCCGCCGCGTTCGCGGTCCGCTGGTTTCCGCGCGGGCTGAACCGCGCGAGCGCGCGCAAGGCGCCCGTCGTCGCGTATTCGCGGCGCGACACGCTGCAGTCGTCGTTCCTGAAGGAGAAGTTCGGATTGCCCGAAGGCGCGTACCCGTGCCACTACGTGCCGGGCACCCATTCGCACTTCGCGGCGGTGCAGCACGGGCTCGGTTACGCGATGGTGCCGGAGCCGCTGATCGGTACCGCGCCGCTCGACGCGCAGGGGCTCGTCGATCTCGCACCCGCGCATCCGACCGACGTCACGCTGTACTGGCACGCGTGGACCGTGCAGTCGCCGACGATGGCGTCGCTGTCCGCGCGGGTCGTCGAGGCAGCGCGCCGGTTGCTCGCGCCGCTGCCGAAATGA
- the fabV gene encoding enoyl-ACP reductase FabV — protein sequence MIIKPRVRGFICVTTHPVGCEANVKEQIDYVTSHGPIANGPKKVLVIGASTGYGLAARISAAFGSGADTLGVFFERAGSESKPGTAGWYNSAAFEKFAAEKGLYARSINGDAFSDKVKQVTIDTIKQDLGKVDLVVYSLAAPRRTHPKTGETISSTLKPIGKPVTFRGLDTDKEVIREVALEPATQEEIDGTVAVMGGEDWQMWLDALDEAGVLADGAKTTAFTYLGEQITHDIYWNGSIGEAKKDLDKKVLSIREKLAAHGGDARVSVLKAVVTQASSAIPMMPLYLSLLFKVMKETGTHEGCIEQVYGLFKDSLYGTTPHVDDEGRLRADYKELDPQVQAKVIALWDQVTNENLYELTDFAGYKTDFLRLFGFEIAGVDYDADVNPDVKIPGTIDTTA from the coding sequence ATGATCATCAAACCGCGCGTGCGTGGCTTCATCTGCGTGACGACTCATCCCGTCGGCTGCGAAGCCAACGTCAAGGAACAGATCGACTACGTGACTTCGCACGGCCCGATCGCCAACGGCCCGAAGAAGGTGCTCGTGATCGGCGCGTCGACCGGCTACGGCCTCGCCGCCCGGATCTCGGCCGCATTCGGCTCGGGCGCGGACACGCTCGGCGTGTTCTTCGAGCGCGCCGGCAGCGAATCGAAGCCCGGCACGGCCGGCTGGTACAACAGCGCCGCGTTCGAGAAATTCGCGGCGGAAAAGGGGCTGTATGCGCGCAGCATCAACGGCGACGCATTCTCCGACAAGGTCAAGCAGGTCACGATCGACACCATCAAGCAGGATCTCGGCAAGGTCGATCTCGTCGTCTACAGCCTCGCGGCACCGCGCCGCACGCACCCGAAGACGGGCGAAACCATCAGCTCGACGCTCAAGCCGATCGGCAAGCCGGTCACGTTCCGCGGCCTCGACACCGACAAGGAAGTGATCCGCGAAGTCGCGCTCGAACCGGCGACGCAGGAAGAGATCGACGGCACCGTCGCCGTGATGGGCGGCGAGGACTGGCAGATGTGGCTCGACGCGCTCGATGAAGCCGGCGTGCTGGCCGACGGCGCGAAGACGACCGCGTTCACGTATCTCGGCGAGCAGATCACGCACGACATCTACTGGAACGGCTCGATCGGCGAAGCGAAGAAGGATCTCGACAAGAAGGTGCTGTCGATCCGTGAAAAGCTGGCCGCGCACGGCGGCGATGCGCGCGTGTCGGTGCTGAAGGCCGTCGTCACGCAGGCGAGCTCGGCGATCCCGATGATGCCGCTGTACCTGTCGCTGCTGTTCAAGGTGATGAAGGAAACCGGCACGCACGAAGGCTGCATCGAGCAGGTATACGGGCTCTTCAAGGACAGTCTGTACGGCACGACGCCGCACGTCGACGATGAAGGCCGCCTGCGCGCGGACTACAAGGAACTCGATCCGCAGGTGCAGGCGAAGGTCATCGCGCTGTGGGACCAGGTGACGAACGAGAACCTGTACGAGCTGACCGACTTCGCTGGCTACAAGACCGACTTCCTGCGGCTGTTCGGCTTCGAGATCGCCGGCGTCGACTACGACGCGGACGTGAACCCGGACGTGAAGATCCCGGGCACCATCGACACCACGGCCTGA
- a CDS encoding MBL fold metallo-hydrolase → MIFRQLFDPQSSTYTYLLADRTSREALLIDPVFEQVRRDVALLDELGLRLVATVDTHVHADHVTGAWLLKQRTGSTIAISAASGAQGADRYLNDGDRCAFGSRYLTVRATPGHTSGCISLVLDDESMAFTGDCLLIRGTGRTDFQQGDPRALYRAVHGRLFTLPAACLLYPAHDYRGLTVTSVGEERRFNPRLGGDLSEDDFAGYMRNLGLAHPRQIDVAVPANLQCGVAANAPDAQAGPDWAPLVYTFAGFWEIDPQWLEDHLSAVQVVDVREPDEFTGPLGHLPGAAPIPLGELAARTGEIARDRPVVTVCRAGGRSAQANVILQKAGFDAVANLGGGMLRWRAEGRVVMDGRS, encoded by the coding sequence ATGATCTTCCGGCAACTTTTCGACCCGCAATCGTCGACTTACACGTATCTGCTCGCCGACCGCACGTCGCGCGAAGCGCTGCTGATCGATCCGGTGTTCGAGCAGGTGCGCCGCGACGTGGCGCTGCTCGACGAGCTCGGGCTGCGGCTCGTCGCGACCGTCGACACGCATGTGCACGCCGATCACGTGACGGGCGCGTGGCTGCTGAAGCAGCGCACGGGCAGCACGATCGCGATCTCGGCCGCGAGCGGCGCGCAGGGCGCCGACCGCTACCTGAACGACGGCGACCGCTGCGCATTCGGCTCGCGCTACCTGACCGTGCGCGCGACGCCCGGCCACACGAGCGGCTGCATCAGCCTCGTGCTCGACGACGAATCGATGGCGTTCACCGGCGATTGCCTGCTGATCCGCGGCACGGGCCGCACCGACTTCCAGCAGGGCGACCCGCGCGCGCTGTATCGCGCGGTGCACGGGCGGCTCTTCACGTTACCCGCCGCGTGCCTGCTGTATCCCGCGCACGACTATCGCGGGCTCACGGTGACGAGCGTCGGCGAGGAGCGGCGCTTCAATCCACGCCTCGGCGGCGATCTCAGCGAAGACGATTTCGCCGGCTACATGCGCAACCTCGGGCTCGCGCACCCGCGCCAGATCGACGTCGCGGTGCCGGCGAACCTGCAGTGCGGCGTCGCCGCGAACGCGCCCGATGCGCAGGCGGGGCCCGACTGGGCGCCGCTCGTCTATACGTTCGCCGGCTTCTGGGAAATCGATCCGCAGTGGCTCGAGGATCATCTGTCGGCGGTGCAGGTCGTCGACGTGCGCGAGCCTGACGAATTCACGGGCCCGCTCGGCCACCTGCCCGGCGCGGCGCCGATTCCGCTCGGCGAGTTGGCCGCGCGCACCGGCGAGATCGCGCGCGACCGGCCGGTCGTGACCGTGTGCCGGGCCGGCGGGCGGTCCGCGCAGGCGAACGTGATCCTGCAGAAAGCCGGCTTCGATGCGGTCGCGAATCTCGGCGGCGGGATGCTGCGCTGGCGCGCCGAAGGGCGCGTCGTGATGGACGGCCGGTCGTAG
- a CDS encoding SDR family oxidoreductase: MKIEGAVVFVTGANRGLGLEFAKQALARGARKVYAAARDPATVTLPGVVPVKLDVTDPAAVAAAADAARDVTLLINNAGIARPGSLTDDGAPDALREHFETNVFGMLAMSRAFAGTLAGHGGGAILNILSVASWVNRPVLSGYGVSKSAAWALTNGLRHSLREQHTQVVGLHAGFIDTDLTRGFDVPKATPDDVVRQAYDAIEAGAEEVSTDEFTRHVKATLSAGVYLEEPAPR; encoded by the coding sequence ATGAAGATCGAAGGTGCAGTCGTTTTCGTGACGGGCGCAAACCGCGGGCTCGGGCTCGAGTTTGCGAAGCAGGCGCTCGCAAGAGGGGCGCGCAAGGTCTATGCGGCGGCGCGCGATCCGGCCACCGTGACGCTGCCGGGCGTCGTGCCCGTGAAGCTCGACGTGACCGATCCGGCGGCCGTCGCCGCGGCTGCCGACGCGGCGCGCGACGTCACGCTGCTGATCAACAACGCAGGCATTGCGCGGCCCGGCAGCCTGACGGACGACGGCGCGCCCGACGCGCTGCGCGAGCACTTCGAAACGAATGTATTCGGGATGCTGGCGATGTCGCGGGCGTTTGCGGGCACCCTCGCCGGCCATGGCGGCGGCGCGATCCTGAACATCCTGTCCGTCGCGAGCTGGGTGAACCGGCCGGTCCTGTCGGGCTACGGCGTGTCGAAATCGGCCGCATGGGCGCTGACCAACGGGCTGCGCCATTCGCTGCGCGAGCAGCACACGCAGGTCGTCGGGCTGCATGCCGGCTTCATCGATACCGACCTGACGCGCGGCTTCGACGTGCCGAAGGCAACGCCGGACGACGTCGTGCGCCAGGCCTACGACGCGATCGAAGCGGGCGCGGAGGAAGTGTCGACCGACGAGTTCACGCGGCACGTGAAGGCCACGCTGTCGGCGGGCGTCTATCTGGAGGAACCGGCGCCGCGTTGA
- a CDS encoding 2-hydroxychromene-2-carboxylate isomerase, which produces MNAARTATWYFDFVSPFAYLQQERFDRLPPAAAFEPRPIVLGALLAHWGQKAPAEIAAKRVFTYRHAQYRADKLGIPFRMPPAHPFNPIKPLRLAIAMGSSLDAIQRIFRHIWRDGHDVSTPEGFAALCEAVGFPEGVTAVEAQPVKDALRANTDHAIAHGVFGVPTFELDGDLFWGEDATDMFADCATSRAWLDSPEVRRISALPEGIRRG; this is translated from the coding sequence ATGAACGCCGCGCGCACCGCCACCTGGTATTTCGATTTCGTTTCGCCGTTCGCCTACCTGCAGCAGGAACGGTTCGACCGGTTGCCGCCCGCCGCGGCGTTCGAGCCGCGGCCGATCGTGCTCGGCGCGCTGCTCGCGCACTGGGGCCAGAAAGCGCCGGCCGAGATCGCGGCGAAGCGCGTCTTCACCTATCGCCACGCGCAATACCGCGCGGACAAACTCGGCATCCCGTTCCGGATGCCGCCGGCACACCCGTTCAACCCGATCAAGCCGCTGCGCCTCGCGATCGCGATGGGCAGTTCGCTCGATGCGATCCAGCGGATCTTCCGGCATATCTGGCGCGACGGCCATGACGTGTCGACGCCGGAGGGCTTCGCCGCGCTCTGCGAAGCCGTCGGATTTCCGGAAGGCGTGACGGCCGTCGAAGCACAGCCGGTGAAGGACGCGTTGCGCGCAAACACCGACCACGCGATCGCGCATGGCGTATTCGGCGTGCCAACCTTCGAACTCGACGGCGACCTGTTCTGGGGCGAGGATGCGACCGACATGTTCGCCGACTGCGCCACGTCGCGCGCATGGCTCGACTCGCCCGAGGTGCGCCGCATCAGCGCGCTGCCCGAAGGGATCCGGCGCGGCTGA
- a CDS encoding ArsR/SmtB family transcription factor has protein sequence MANFQPGISDVFHALADPTRCAIVSALGQGERTVSALAAPFDMALPSFMKHVAVLERSGLVQTRKTGRSRTCVLVGSRLTEAEEWLAAQRALWEARSDRLVEFVERRHQEEQDASQPRRTR, from the coding sequence ATGGCTAACTTTCAACCCGGCATCAGCGACGTATTCCACGCCCTCGCCGACCCGACGCGCTGCGCGATCGTCAGCGCGCTCGGCCAGGGCGAGCGGACCGTCTCCGCGCTGGCCGCGCCGTTCGACATGGCGCTGCCGTCGTTCATGAAGCATGTCGCCGTGCTCGAGCGCAGCGGCCTCGTCCAGACCCGCAAAACCGGCCGCTCGCGCACCTGCGTGCTGGTCGGCAGCCGGCTGACCGAGGCCGAGGAATGGCTCGCCGCGCAGCGCGCGCTGTGGGAAGCGCGATCCGATCGTCTCGTCGAATTCGTCGAACGCCGCCATCAGGAGGAGCAAGATGCCAGCCAACCACGTCGAACCCGCTGA